A stretch of the Archangium violaceum genome encodes the following:
- a CDS encoding esterase-like activity of phytase family protein gives MTFKPSSFRPASARWLFAALLACVTGCPSNEPRPPGPEPLPEKPQLAGRAVLPADTFAEGPASGEFSGTNKNGVQVPFATQPVQGFSAMADNRDGSFLVMSDNGYGTIENSADYHLRVYTVRPDFKSKAGGSGTLTVEKFFELRDPDKKIPFAITNHFTAERILTGADFDIESMQRTQDGTFWFGDEFGPFLLHTDATGKLLEAPIPLPDFENEGLQLRSPQNPFSEEASALRVMNAVRAHARAHGNHRTPVFAPLYALIDDGNAATGVPSRLAPPAGSGVAASTSDIFNVGSLHSAGYPVVVWTVNTAAEMQGLLALEVDGIISDRPDLLLQAVRGFDANGDGTPGDYLDADGLIDPAKFDAQGHRGGRDLRPENTLPAMEVALDYLMTTLETDTGITSDGVPVLDHDPSIEAAKCRRADGGSYTAADQVLVKDLTAAELQSRFICDLLLSGRPEQKNDRALSPVSVAFAAEKGLPDAYTKPTLQQLFDFVKFYVQYYKSGAGQSHPDAAKRVKNAERVRFNIETKLNPRAEFAARTIAPGPFADAVAKVILDNGLAERADIQSFDWRSLLHVQEKYPSIRTVYLVGDYPVYADRSIAGSDDGTNLQPEGDHTTPWLGGLPWPYRSTAPGSTFRVSGSGGFEGMALTPDGKKLLPLLEKPLKGGKERTLLIHEFDIESRRYTGVKYEYVLEEKGTNIGDFILFDDTHGLIIERDNFERDQAVHKAIYEVKLGEAGKPVSKRLVVDLMKIADPDGITTASEDSLGLGETFSFPFLTIEDVVVFDSRRIGVINDNNYPFSAGRREGKAEDTEFILLDLDQELGKL, from the coding sequence ATGACCTTCAAACCGTCTTCCTTCCGTCCGGCCTCCGCGCGGTGGTTGTTCGCGGCCCTGCTGGCCTGCGTCACCGGTTGCCCCAGCAACGAGCCCCGTCCGCCCGGCCCCGAGCCGCTGCCCGAGAAGCCCCAGCTCGCGGGCCGCGCCGTGCTCCCCGCCGACACCTTCGCCGAGGGCCCCGCCTCGGGTGAGTTCTCCGGCACCAACAAGAACGGCGTCCAGGTGCCCTTCGCGACGCAGCCCGTGCAGGGCTTCTCCGCGATGGCGGACAACCGGGACGGCTCCTTCCTGGTGATGTCCGACAACGGCTACGGAACGATCGAGAACTCGGCGGACTACCACCTGCGCGTCTACACGGTGCGCCCGGACTTCAAGTCGAAAGCGGGCGGCTCCGGCACCCTGACCGTGGAGAAGTTCTTCGAGCTGAGGGATCCGGACAAGAAGATCCCCTTCGCCATCACGAACCACTTCACCGCGGAGCGCATCCTCACCGGCGCGGACTTCGACATCGAGTCCATGCAGCGCACCCAGGACGGCACCTTCTGGTTCGGTGACGAGTTCGGCCCCTTCCTGCTGCACACCGACGCGACGGGCAAGCTGCTCGAGGCGCCCATCCCCCTGCCGGACTTCGAGAACGAGGGCCTTCAGCTCCGCTCGCCGCAGAACCCGTTCAGCGAGGAGGCCTCGGCCCTCCGGGTGATGAACGCGGTGCGTGCCCACGCCCGTGCCCACGGCAACCACCGGACTCCCGTCTTCGCGCCGCTGTACGCACTGATCGACGACGGCAACGCGGCCACCGGTGTCCCCAGCCGGCTCGCGCCGCCCGCGGGCTCGGGCGTCGCCGCCTCCACCAGCGACATCTTCAACGTGGGCTCGCTGCACTCCGCCGGTTACCCCGTCGTCGTCTGGACGGTGAATACGGCGGCGGAGATGCAGGGACTGCTCGCGCTCGAGGTCGACGGTATCATCAGCGACCGGCCGGACCTCCTGCTCCAGGCCGTGCGCGGCTTCGACGCCAATGGGGACGGCACGCCCGGCGATTACCTCGACGCGGATGGCCTCATCGATCCGGCGAAGTTCGACGCCCAGGGTCATCGCGGTGGCCGCGACCTCCGCCCGGAGAACACCCTGCCGGCCATGGAGGTGGCGCTCGACTACCTGATGACCACGCTTGAGACGGACACCGGCATCACCTCGGATGGCGTCCCCGTGCTCGACCATGACCCGAGCATCGAGGCCGCCAAGTGCCGCCGCGCGGATGGCGGTTCCTACACGGCCGCCGACCAGGTGCTGGTGAAGGACCTCACCGCGGCGGAGCTCCAGTCCCGGTTCATCTGCGACCTGCTGCTCTCCGGCCGTCCGGAGCAGAAGAACGACCGGGCGCTGTCTCCCGTGTCCGTGGCCTTCGCCGCGGAGAAGGGCCTGCCGGACGCCTACACGAAGCCCACGCTGCAGCAGCTCTTCGACTTCGTGAAGTTCTACGTCCAGTACTACAAGAGCGGCGCGGGCCAGTCGCACCCGGACGCGGCGAAGCGCGTGAAGAACGCCGAGCGCGTGCGCTTCAACATCGAGACGAAGCTCAACCCGCGCGCCGAGTTCGCCGCGCGCACCATCGCGCCGGGCCCCTTCGCGGACGCCGTGGCGAAGGTCATCCTCGACAATGGCCTGGCGGAGCGGGCGGACATCCAGAGCTTCGACTGGCGCTCGCTGCTCCACGTCCAGGAGAAGTACCCGTCCATCCGCACCGTCTACCTCGTGGGGGACTACCCGGTGTACGCCGACCGCTCCATCGCCGGCTCGGACGATGGCACCAACCTCCAGCCCGAGGGTGACCACACCACGCCGTGGCTCGGGGGCCTGCCCTGGCCGTACCGCTCCACCGCTCCCGGCTCCACCTTCCGCGTGTCGGGGAGCGGCGGCTTCGAGGGCATGGCCCTCACGCCGGACGGCAAGAAGCTGCTGCCGCTGCTGGAGAAGCCGCTGAAGGGCGGCAAGGAGCGCACCCTGCTCATCCACGAGTTCGACATCGAGAGCCGCCGCTACACCGGCGTGAAGTACGAGTACGTGCTCGAGGAGAAGGGCACCAACATCGGCGACTTCATCCTCTTCGACGACACGCACGGCCTCATCATCGAGCGCGACAACTTCGAGCGCGACCAGGCCGTGCACAAGGCCATCTACGAGGTGAAGCTGGGCGAGGCCGGCAAGCCCGTGAGCAAGCGGCTCGTGGTGGACCTGATGAAGATCGCCGACCCGGACGGCATCACCACCGCGTCGGAGGACTCCCTGGGGTTGGGCGAGACCTTCTCCTTCCCCTTCCTCACCATCGAGGACGTGGTTGTCTTCGACTCCCGGCGTATCGGCGTCATCAATGACAACAACTACCCGTTCAGCGCGGGCCGCCGCGAGGGCAAGGCCGAGGACACGGAGTTCATCCTCCTCGACCTGGACCAGGAGTTGGGCAAGCTGTAG
- a CDS encoding hydroxymethylglutaryl-CoA synthase: MQAGLESLGIAVPATYVELAELAKARGVAPGKYVDGLGVTRMAVPQVDEDTVTLAARAARMALEAAGCSPEDVGMLVVGTETAVDHSKPVSSYVQGLLGLSTRCRVFETKHACYGGTAALQMALDWVRAGSAKGKKALIICSDIARYGVGTPGEPTQGGGAVALLVSDKPKLLAIEAGKTGVYAKDVMDFWRPLYSKDAVVDGHYSVQCYLDALEGAYKAYQEAAGDAGEGGLYSDRFAALVYHVPYGKMSRKAHRHIRTLDGDKEPDASFDKLVGPSLLLPSQVGNIYTGSMYLALASLLSCSREELSGKRIGLFSYGSGSCAEFFSGVVQPEAQARVKALGLETLLERRRALSIPEYEAIMAAREKLDEKPAEETPGEGFRYLGTRDHKRIYAR; encoded by the coding sequence ATGCAGGCAGGACTCGAGAGCCTCGGAATCGCGGTACCGGCCACGTACGTGGAGCTTGCGGAGCTGGCCAAGGCGCGTGGCGTGGCGCCGGGAAAGTACGTGGACGGGCTGGGTGTCACGCGGATGGCGGTGCCACAGGTGGACGAGGACACGGTGACGCTGGCGGCGCGCGCGGCGCGCATGGCGCTGGAGGCGGCCGGGTGCTCTCCGGAGGACGTGGGCATGCTGGTGGTGGGCACCGAGACGGCGGTGGACCACTCCAAGCCGGTGTCCTCGTACGTGCAGGGCCTGCTGGGGCTGTCCACGCGCTGCCGCGTCTTCGAGACGAAGCACGCGTGCTACGGCGGCACCGCGGCGCTGCAGATGGCGCTGGACTGGGTGCGCGCGGGCAGCGCGAAGGGGAAGAAGGCACTCATCATCTGTTCGGACATCGCCCGCTATGGCGTGGGCACGCCGGGTGAGCCCACCCAGGGCGGTGGCGCGGTGGCCCTGCTGGTGTCCGACAAGCCGAAGCTGCTGGCCATCGAGGCCGGGAAGACGGGCGTGTACGCCAAGGACGTGATGGACTTCTGGCGCCCGCTCTACTCGAAGGACGCGGTGGTGGACGGGCACTACTCGGTGCAGTGCTACCTGGACGCGCTCGAGGGCGCGTACAAGGCCTACCAGGAGGCAGCCGGGGACGCGGGTGAGGGCGGGCTGTACAGCGACCGCTTCGCCGCGCTCGTGTACCACGTGCCGTACGGGAAGATGTCGCGCAAGGCGCACCGTCACATCCGCACGCTGGATGGGGACAAGGAGCCGGATGCGAGCTTCGACAAGCTGGTGGGCCCCAGCCTCCTGCTGCCCTCGCAGGTGGGCAACATCTACACGGGCTCCATGTACCTGGCCCTGGCGAGCCTCCTGTCGTGCTCGCGCGAGGAGCTCTCGGGCAAGCGCATCGGCCTGTTCTCGTACGGCAGCGGCTCGTGCGCGGAGTTCTTCAGCGGCGTGGTTCAGCCCGAGGCCCAGGCGCGCGTGAAGGCGCTCGGCCTGGAGACGCTGCTGGAGCGGCGGCGCGCGCTGAGCATCCCCGAGTACGAGGCCATCATGGCCGCGCGCGAGAAGCTGGACGAGAAGCCCGCCGAGGAGACGCCGGGCGAGGGCTTCCGCTACCTGGGCACGCGCGATCACAAGCGCATCTACGCGCGCTGA
- a CDS encoding M24 family metallopeptidase has translation MNRWPVPCLLLALSVACATARPVPPEPETPRLLSWSEQLAVREAWLAKRHELLLPMMRRHGVGMWIIVNEEFHDDPLTQYVAPPRPYAGFRDVYVFIDAGEQGLRRIALPSYAEENLTRFFEVPEETRVYKQVLGELYKQYQPRTIALGINGRRAVTHSLTRDSYAYLVEALGSEAEARFVGAAPLIEEYLDTRIPEELEHYRTLVALTEQVVKRAFSSEVVKPGVTRVGDVRRWLYDELGRRSVGTWFQPDLRVQRKGQTGGTSRGFLAVSREDVVIQRGDLLHVDFGISYMGLHSDWQKMAYVLREGEKDAPEGLKRALANTNALQDALVKASRPGRSSSEVYEVVMAEMKEKGIQAQVYSHPLGNQGHGLGASIDFRATLRKEGAQHLRAGSYIAIELNTRAPVPEWDGQEVFAMAEDPAYLTDEGWRFFVPRQEAYYLIP, from the coding sequence CCTTGAGCGTGGCGTGCGCCACGGCCCGGCCGGTTCCCCCGGAGCCGGAGACGCCGCGGCTCCTGTCCTGGTCCGAGCAGCTCGCCGTGCGCGAGGCCTGGCTCGCGAAGCGTCACGAGCTGTTGCTGCCGATGATGCGCCGGCACGGCGTGGGCATGTGGATCATCGTGAACGAGGAGTTCCACGATGATCCGCTCACCCAGTACGTGGCACCGCCGAGGCCCTACGCGGGTTTCCGGGATGTCTACGTCTTCATCGACGCGGGAGAGCAGGGGCTGAGGAGGATCGCCCTGCCGAGCTACGCCGAGGAGAACCTCACGCGCTTCTTCGAGGTGCCGGAGGAGACGCGCGTGTACAAGCAGGTGCTGGGCGAGCTCTACAAACAATACCAGCCGCGCACCATCGCCCTGGGAATCAATGGCAGGCGCGCGGTGACGCACAGCCTGACGCGGGACTCCTATGCGTACCTCGTGGAGGCCCTGGGGTCCGAGGCGGAGGCGCGCTTCGTCGGCGCGGCGCCGCTCATCGAGGAGTACCTGGACACGCGCATCCCCGAGGAGCTGGAGCACTACCGGACGCTGGTGGCGCTCACGGAGCAGGTGGTGAAGCGGGCGTTCTCGTCCGAGGTGGTGAAGCCGGGCGTGACGCGGGTGGGGGACGTGCGCCGCTGGCTGTACGACGAGCTGGGGCGGCGGAGCGTGGGTACCTGGTTCCAGCCGGACCTGCGCGTGCAGCGCAAGGGGCAGACGGGCGGGACGTCGCGCGGCTTCCTGGCGGTGTCGCGGGAGGACGTGGTCATCCAGCGGGGGGATCTGCTGCACGTGGACTTCGGCATCAGCTACATGGGCCTGCACAGCGATTGGCAGAAGATGGCCTATGTGCTGCGCGAGGGAGAGAAGGACGCACCCGAGGGATTGAAGCGGGCGCTGGCGAACACGAACGCGCTGCAGGACGCGCTGGTGAAGGCGTCGCGTCCGGGCCGCTCGTCCTCCGAGGTGTACGAGGTGGTGATGGCCGAGATGAAGGAGAAGGGAATCCAGGCGCAGGTGTACTCGCATCCGCTGGGCAACCAGGGGCACGGACTGGGCGCCTCCATCGACTTCCGCGCCACGCTCCGGAAGGAGGGGGCCCAGCATCTGCGCGCGGGCTCGTACATCGCCATCGAGCTCAACACGCGCGCCCCGGTGCCCGAGTGGGACGGCCAGGAGGTGTTCGCGATGGCGGAGGATCCCGCGTATCTCACCGACGAGGGCTGGCGCTTCTTCGTGCCCCGGCAGGAGGCGTACTACCTCATTCCCTGA
- a CDS encoding YqjF family protein, producing MSERIAEPDIDRISPTRRPDERPVMYQRWHQLLFLHWSFPPEVVAPLLPPGLTLDTFDGRAWVGLVPFTMRGVRPRGLPAVGFLSDFHETNVRTYVHFKGRDPGVWFFSLEAANAIAVRIARAWFKLPYHYAGMELTVGAQGESFAYRSERRWPGPTPATCSVRCTPRGSVSTSIPGTLQHFLVERYFLYSTANGVLFRGQVHHSPYQVRGADVEGLDESLLSAAGIPRPPAPPLALFSEGVDVDVFRLKRVEM from the coding sequence GTGTCCGAGCGCATCGCCGAGCCCGACATCGATCGCATCAGCCCCACGCGCCGGCCGGATGAGCGGCCGGTGATGTACCAGCGCTGGCATCAGCTCCTCTTCCTCCACTGGTCGTTCCCGCCGGAGGTGGTGGCGCCGCTGCTGCCGCCGGGGCTGACGCTGGACACCTTCGATGGCCGTGCATGGGTGGGCCTGGTGCCCTTCACCATGCGCGGCGTGCGGCCACGAGGGCTGCCCGCGGTGGGCTTCCTGTCGGACTTCCACGAGACGAACGTGCGCACGTACGTGCACTTCAAGGGAAGGGACCCGGGCGTCTGGTTCTTCAGCCTGGAGGCCGCCAACGCCATCGCGGTGAGGATCGCCCGGGCGTGGTTCAAGCTGCCCTACCACTACGCGGGCATGGAGCTCACCGTGGGTGCCCAGGGCGAGTCGTTCGCCTATCGCTCCGAGCGCCGCTGGCCGGGGCCCACGCCGGCCACCTGCTCCGTGCGCTGCACGCCCAGGGGGAGCGTGTCCACGTCCATTCCGGGCACGCTCCAGCACTTCCTCGTCGAGCGCTACTTCCTCTACTCGACCGCCAACGGAGTGCTCTTTCGCGGCCAGGTGCACCACTCTCCCTATCAGGTGCGGGGCGCCGACGTGGAGGGCCTGGACGAGTCGCTCCTCTCTGCCGCTGGCATCCCCCGTCCTCCCGCGCCGCCGTTGGCCCTCTTCTCGGAGGGCGTCGATGTCGACGTGTTCCGGCTGAAGCGCGTGGAGATGTAA
- a CDS encoding ATP-binding protein, producing the protein MAMKMVDDLTMCGGPATPLPSAESACLILTSTTTPAAIGKVFRIESPEHVLGRGADAGFQINDHGVSRRHARITRTPEGGFHLADLGSTNGTYLNGVRIASAELHEGDRVQIGTVTVLRFSMRELVEQGEEQLRQALSAARVGIWDWNAVTGAVTWSEQVDRLLTLPVGSLSGRPTDLSEVVHPGDLPRVREALSMALAQRAHLDVEYRIEVAGARGRWLSCKGDVLCDETGTPVRITGTVMDITERKLAEQELRRQALIFESLCEGVVITDRSGRIIDWNASAEKMFGRGKAEALGQTLFGLLRPGEEDKRTGEVLVALERQGRWTGEMDFTRPDGTHCYCESVVAPLRDAEGRTIAHILVHRDTTERRLLQTRLQMADRLASVGTLGAGVAHEINNPLAYMLVNLHLVSEGLERLRSSPVAETVEPLHQVVRETVEGAERIASIVRDLKTFARGQQEDRLGPVEVSKAVELACKMADNVIKHRARLVTQFEPVPSVQGNESRLCQVFLNLLLNAAHAIPEGDAKDHEIRVVIRESGTGEVVVEVRDTGVGMPPEVQARIFDPFFTTKSVGEGTGLGLSICHGIIDSMGGRIAVESAPGKGSSFRVHLGVAGVPAETRPEPAPVPAPGRARILVVDDEPYVTRALQRSLSPEHEVATVTGARAALKLLDQGNRFDLILCDVMMPGMTGMDLYAELNRAAPDQAQRVVFMTGGAFTPRALSFLQEVPNPKLSKPLDLRQLRALVGRSAQSPASAASPPSPIALAGGTR; encoded by the coding sequence ATGGCCATGAAGATGGTGGACGACCTCACGATGTGTGGAGGGCCGGCGACGCCGCTCCCTTCCGCGGAGAGCGCGTGCCTCATCCTCACCAGCACCACGACGCCGGCGGCGATCGGGAAGGTCTTCCGCATCGAGTCCCCGGAGCACGTGCTCGGACGAGGCGCGGACGCGGGGTTTCAGATCAACGACCATGGCGTGTCGCGCCGGCACGCGCGCATCACGCGCACGCCCGAGGGCGGCTTCCACCTGGCCGATCTGGGCTCCACCAATGGCACCTACCTCAATGGCGTGCGCATCGCGTCCGCCGAGCTGCACGAGGGAGATCGGGTCCAGATCGGAACCGTGACGGTGTTGCGCTTCTCCATGCGCGAGCTGGTGGAGCAGGGCGAGGAGCAGCTGCGGCAGGCGCTGAGCGCGGCGCGCGTGGGCATCTGGGACTGGAACGCCGTCACCGGCGCGGTGACGTGGTCCGAGCAGGTGGACCGGTTGCTGACCCTGCCGGTGGGCTCGCTGTCGGGGCGCCCCACGGACCTGTCCGAGGTGGTGCATCCGGGGGACCTGCCGCGCGTGCGTGAGGCGCTGTCCATGGCGCTCGCCCAGCGGGCCCATCTGGACGTGGAGTACCGCATCGAGGTTGCGGGCGCGCGCGGCCGGTGGTTGTCCTGCAAGGGCGACGTGCTGTGCGACGAGACCGGCACTCCCGTGCGCATCACCGGCACGGTGATGGACATCACCGAGCGCAAGCTGGCCGAGCAGGAGCTGCGCCGCCAGGCCCTCATCTTCGAGAGCCTGTGCGAGGGCGTGGTCATCACCGACAGGAGCGGGCGCATCATCGACTGGAACGCGAGCGCGGAGAAGATGTTCGGCCGGGGCAAGGCCGAGGCGCTCGGGCAGACGCTCTTCGGGCTGCTGCGCCCGGGCGAGGAGGACAAGCGCACGGGCGAGGTGCTCGTGGCGTTGGAGCGCCAGGGCCGGTGGACGGGCGAGATGGACTTCACGCGGCCCGACGGCACGCACTGCTACTGCGAGTCCGTGGTGGCGCCACTGCGCGACGCGGAGGGGCGGACCATCGCCCACATCCTGGTGCACCGGGACACCACCGAGCGCCGCCTGCTCCAGACGCGGCTGCAGATGGCGGACCGGCTGGCCTCGGTGGGGACGCTGGGCGCGGGCGTGGCCCACGAAATCAACAACCCGCTGGCGTACATGCTCGTCAACCTGCACCTCGTCTCCGAGGGGTTGGAGCGGTTGAGGAGCTCGCCGGTGGCGGAGACCGTGGAGCCGCTCCACCAGGTGGTGCGCGAGACGGTGGAGGGCGCCGAGCGCATCGCCTCCATCGTGCGGGACTTGAAGACGTTCGCCCGCGGCCAGCAGGAGGACCGGTTGGGGCCGGTGGAGGTGAGCAAGGCGGTGGAGCTGGCGTGCAAGATGGCGGACAACGTCATCAAGCACCGCGCCCGGCTGGTGACGCAGTTCGAGCCCGTGCCCTCGGTGCAGGGCAACGAGTCGCGCCTGTGCCAGGTGTTCCTCAACCTGCTGCTCAACGCGGCGCACGCCATCCCCGAGGGGGACGCGAAGGACCACGAGATTCGCGTCGTCATCCGCGAGAGCGGTACGGGCGAGGTGGTGGTGGAGGTGCGAGACACGGGCGTGGGCATGCCGCCGGAGGTGCAGGCGCGCATCTTCGATCCCTTCTTCACCACCAAATCGGTGGGCGAGGGCACGGGGCTGGGGCTGTCCATCTGCCACGGCATCATCGATTCCATGGGCGGGCGCATCGCCGTGGAGAGCGCGCCGGGGAAGGGGAGCTCCTTCCGCGTGCACCTGGGGGTGGCCGGTGTTCCCGCGGAGACGCGGCCGGAGCCCGCGCCCGTGCCCGCCCCGGGCCGGGCGCGCATCCTGGTGGTGGACGACGAGCCCTACGTGACGCGGGCGCTCCAGCGCTCGCTGTCGCCAGAGCACGAGGTGGCCACCGTCACTGGCGCCCGGGCCGCGCTCAAGCTGCTGGACCAGGGCAACCGCTTCGACCTCATCCTCTGTGACGTGATGATGCCGGGGATGACGGGCATGGACCTCTACGCCGAGCTGAACCGCGCGGCGCCGGACCAGGCCCAGCGGGTGGTGTTCATGACGGGGGGCGCCTTCACCCCACGCGCGCTGAGCTTCCTGCAGGAGGTGCCCAACCCGAAGCTCAGCAAGCCGCTCGATTTGCGGCAGCTCCGGGCGCTGGTGGGCCGCTCCGCCCAGTCCCCCGCCTCCGCGGCCTCTCCGCCCTCGCCCATCGCGCTCGCCGGGGGCACGAGATGA
- a CDS encoding serine/threonine-protein kinase produces MADTDSTFHILPRTERTPPRETPARVQPAPGALAGEYMLKAVLASGGHGAVYEAEHRILGRRAAVKVLHPHLTDQGEMLQRFVREARVVNQIRHPHIVDVYDFGMLPDGSPYYVMELLPGRTLSQLLQERGRLSPERALAFLEPVCAALEAAHQAGVVHRDLKASNVAVVSEADPPVVKLLDFGIAKFIHPEPGQEGLTMAGQRLGTSQAMAPEQFRGGSIGPTTDVYALGVLLYQMLTGHYPFQSDDRMEVERMHLEAPAPRPSTEAPVPPAVDAVVLRCLEKEADRRYPDVAAFRAALREAVSPASAERVTAMGRCVRAFALHAEVVLEEGAEDDAAYATVSEVLDGLEQDLRAAGFVLAVQTGMALLGVRPLDEPPHANAHELMEMARELHQRAQARAAGTRVSVHACIHVGQVDARRGPEGIEVTGGPLADIAGWVVRDASGFGVTPSAARACSLPLAG; encoded by the coding sequence ATGGCGGACACGGACAGCACTTTTCACATCCTCCCTCGCACGGAACGGACGCCACCCAGAGAGACCCCCGCTCGGGTGCAGCCCGCGCCTGGGGCGCTCGCTGGTGAGTACATGCTCAAGGCGGTGCTCGCCTCCGGGGGACATGGCGCGGTGTACGAAGCTGAACACCGCATTCTCGGCCGGCGCGCGGCGGTGAAGGTGCTGCATCCGCACCTGACCGATCAGGGTGAAATGTTGCAGCGCTTCGTGCGCGAGGCACGGGTCGTCAATCAGATACGCCACCCGCACATCGTCGACGTCTATGACTTCGGCATGCTGCCGGACGGCAGTCCCTACTATGTGATGGAGCTGCTGCCGGGGCGCACGCTCAGCCAGCTGCTGCAGGAGCGGGGGCGGCTGTCACCCGAGCGGGCGCTGGCCTTCCTCGAGCCGGTCTGCGCCGCGCTGGAGGCGGCCCACCAGGCGGGCGTGGTGCACCGGGACCTCAAGGCGAGCAATGTCGCCGTGGTGTCCGAGGCGGATCCACCCGTGGTGAAGCTGTTGGACTTCGGCATCGCCAAGTTCATCCACCCCGAGCCGGGACAGGAAGGACTGACGATGGCGGGCCAGCGGCTGGGCACCTCGCAGGCCATGGCGCCCGAGCAGTTCCGCGGCGGCAGCATCGGGCCCACCACGGACGTGTACGCGCTGGGCGTGCTGCTGTACCAGATGCTGACGGGCCACTACCCCTTCCAGTCCGACGACCGGATGGAGGTGGAGCGGATGCACCTGGAGGCACCGGCACCGCGGCCGAGCACCGAGGCCCCCGTGCCGCCCGCGGTGGACGCGGTGGTGCTGCGCTGCCTGGAGAAGGAGGCGGACCGGCGCTACCCGGACGTGGCCGCGTTCCGCGCCGCGCTGCGGGAGGCGGTGTCACCCGCGTCCGCGGAGCGGGTGACGGCCATGGGAAGGTGCGTGCGCGCCTTCGCCCTGCACGCGGAGGTGGTGCTCGAGGAAGGCGCCGAGGACGACGCCGCGTACGCCACCGTCTCCGAGGTGCTGGATGGCCTGGAGCAGGATCTGCGCGCCGCGGGCTTCGTGCTCGCCGTGCAGACGGGCATGGCGCTGCTGGGCGTCCGCCCGCTCGACGAGCCTCCTCATGCGAATGCGCACGAGCTGATGGAGATGGCGCGCGAGCTCCACCAACGCGCCCAGGCCCGGGCGGCCGGCACGCGCGTGAGCGTGCATGCCTGCATCCACGTGGGCCAGGTGGATGCGCGGCGCGGCCCCGAGGGCATCGAAGTCACGGGCGGTCCCCTGGCGGACATCGCCGGCTGGGTGGTGCGCGACGCGAGCGGTTTCGGCGTCACCCCCTCGGCCGCGCGCGCCTGCTCCCTGCCGCTCGCCGGCTGA